One genomic window of Paramormyrops kingsleyae isolate MSU_618 chromosome 22, PKINGS_0.4, whole genome shotgun sequence includes the following:
- the LOC111849316 gene encoding NADPH oxidase organizer 1 isoform X2, with the protein MEDQRYPVCITVTGAMHKEAKILFIISVLWSDKCDITVYRSYKQFKTLHKRLKKVFSQDNPFRRSEKVLPRFRVRSLNQKLTNKTLKSMFGLRFLQNYCDDLLTCESNVVQNAELIDFFSPKSHDLQPDFAQNCVVIMPFGSTEADSGKQTGVGNITQPFVPETYRCVATYETKDIKNRPFKVEEDEMVEVFIKDKGGWWLVENNEKHVAWFPAPYLEKCGEEEEEEKEEVEVDSSSNKSRLFRVVRSYTPEHDDELAVSIGALVQVLQKPKTGWWLVRYRGRTGYVPCLHLQPCSDIPFLTVPGGGMKAARSLEQLRLPQGSSPGASPQASHSQGNLLEIRSAPPSPRLCIWEAKDTYSISLAGSTDDVSLAGSTDDVTLAGSTDDVSLAGSTNDVSLGSSTDDVSLGSGCDVIKPPPPAGSTLPAWAQTTPPRVPPRPFTHEVLTRCSTVTRRAILDSPTTTTSPGDI; encoded by the exons ATGGAAGACCAGCGCTATCCCGTCTGTATCACAGTTACTGGAGCCATGCACAAGGAAGCAAAAATT CTGTTCATCATATCCGTGCTCTGGTCCGATAAATGTGACATCACTGTCTACAGGTCCTATAAGCAGTTCAAGACGCTACAT AAACGGCTGAAGAAAGTGTTCTCACAGGATAATCCGTTTCGTAGATCAGAGAAAGTCCTCCCAAGATTCCGAG TAAGGAGCTTAAACCAAAAACTGACAAACAAGACTCTCAAGTCGATGTTTGGTCTGAGGTTTTTGCAAAACTACTGCGACGATCTGCTCACGTGTGAGTCAAACGTTGTGCAGAATGCGGAGTTAATCGACTTCTTCTCTCCGAAGAGTCACGACCTGCAGCCAGACTTTGCACAGAACTG CGTCGTCATCATGCCATTCGGAAGCACCGAGGCAGACAGTGGTAAACAGACCGGCGTGGGCAACATAACACAGCCTTTTGTGCCTGAGACATACCGCTGCGTGGCTACATATGAGACCAAGGATATCAAAAACAGGCCCTTCAAGGTGGAGGAGGACGAGATGGTTGAGGTGTTCATCAAAGACAAAGGGG GATGGTGGCTGGTGGAAAACAATGAGAAGCATGTGGCCTGGTTCCCTGCCCCTTACCTGGAGAAGTgtggggaggaagaggaggaagagaaggAGGAGGTGGAAGTGGACAGCTCATCCAATAAGA GCAGGCTGTTCCGCGTGGTCAGGAGCTACACGCCGGAACACGATGATGAGCTTGCAGTCAGCATCGGTGCCTTGGTGCAGGTGCTGCAGAAGCCTAAAACCGGCTGGTGGCTCGTCAG ATACCGCGGGAGGACGGGCTACGTGCCCTGCCTGCACCTGCAGCCGTGCTCAGACATCCCCTTCCTGACGGTGCCTGGGGGCGGCATGAAAGCGGCCCGCAGCCTGGAGCAGCTCCGCCTGCCCCAGGGCTCATCTCCAGGGGCCAGCCCTCAAGCGTCCCATTCGCAGGGCAACTTGTTGGAGATCAGGAGTGCCCCCCCCTCGCCCAGGCTCTGCATCTGGGAAGCCAAGGACACGTACAGCATCTCCCTGGCCGGCAGCACCGATGATGTCTCCCTGGCCGGCAGCACCGATGATGTCACCCTGGCCGGCAGCACCGATGATGTCTCCCTGGCCGGCAGCACCAATGATGTGTCTCTGGGCAGCAGCACCGATGATGTCTCTCTGGGCAGTGGCTGTGATGTCATAAAGCCACCCCCTCCCGCAGGCTCCACCCTCCCTGCCTGGGCACAGACCACACCACCAAGGGTTCCGCCTCGGCCCTTCACCCACGAGGTCCTGACACGCTGCAGCACGGTGACGCGCCGGGCCATTCTGGATagccccaccaccaccacctcccctggGGACATATAA
- the LOC111849316 gene encoding NADPH oxidase organizer 1 isoform X1 — translation MEDQRYPVCITVTGAMHKEAKILFIISVLWSDKCDITVYRSYKQFKTLHKRLKKVFSQDNPFRRSEKVLPRFRVRSLNQKLTNKTLKSMFGLRFLQNYCDDLLTCESNVVQNAELIDFFSPKSHDLQPDFAQNCVVIMPFGSTEADSGKQTGVGNITQPFVPETYRCVATYETKDIKNRPFKVEEDEMVEVFIKDKGGWWLVENNEKHVAWFPAPYLEKCGEEEEEEKEEVEVDSSSNKTGRLFRVVRSYTPEHDDELAVSIGALVQVLQKPKTGWWLVRYRGRTGYVPCLHLQPCSDIPFLTVPGGGMKAARSLEQLRLPQGSSPGASPQASHSQGNLLEIRSAPPSPRLCIWEAKDTYSISLAGSTDDVSLAGSTDDVTLAGSTDDVSLAGSTNDVSLGSSTDDVSLGSGCDVIKPPPPAGSTLPAWAQTTPPRVPPRPFTHEVLTRCSTVTRRAILDSPTTTTSPGDI, via the exons ATGGAAGACCAGCGCTATCCCGTCTGTATCACAGTTACTGGAGCCATGCACAAGGAAGCAAAAATT CTGTTCATCATATCCGTGCTCTGGTCCGATAAATGTGACATCACTGTCTACAGGTCCTATAAGCAGTTCAAGACGCTACAT AAACGGCTGAAGAAAGTGTTCTCACAGGATAATCCGTTTCGTAGATCAGAGAAAGTCCTCCCAAGATTCCGAG TAAGGAGCTTAAACCAAAAACTGACAAACAAGACTCTCAAGTCGATGTTTGGTCTGAGGTTTTTGCAAAACTACTGCGACGATCTGCTCACGTGTGAGTCAAACGTTGTGCAGAATGCGGAGTTAATCGACTTCTTCTCTCCGAAGAGTCACGACCTGCAGCCAGACTTTGCACAGAACTG CGTCGTCATCATGCCATTCGGAAGCACCGAGGCAGACAGTGGTAAACAGACCGGCGTGGGCAACATAACACAGCCTTTTGTGCCTGAGACATACCGCTGCGTGGCTACATATGAGACCAAGGATATCAAAAACAGGCCCTTCAAGGTGGAGGAGGACGAGATGGTTGAGGTGTTCATCAAAGACAAAGGGG GATGGTGGCTGGTGGAAAACAATGAGAAGCATGTGGCCTGGTTCCCTGCCCCTTACCTGGAGAAGTgtggggaggaagaggaggaagagaaggAGGAGGTGGAAGTGGACAGCTCATCCAATAAGA CAGGCAGGCTGTTCCGCGTGGTCAGGAGCTACACGCCGGAACACGATGATGAGCTTGCAGTCAGCATCGGTGCCTTGGTGCAGGTGCTGCAGAAGCCTAAAACCGGCTGGTGGCTCGTCAG ATACCGCGGGAGGACGGGCTACGTGCCCTGCCTGCACCTGCAGCCGTGCTCAGACATCCCCTTCCTGACGGTGCCTGGGGGCGGCATGAAAGCGGCCCGCAGCCTGGAGCAGCTCCGCCTGCCCCAGGGCTCATCTCCAGGGGCCAGCCCTCAAGCGTCCCATTCGCAGGGCAACTTGTTGGAGATCAGGAGTGCCCCCCCCTCGCCCAGGCTCTGCATCTGGGAAGCCAAGGACACGTACAGCATCTCCCTGGCCGGCAGCACCGATGATGTCTCCCTGGCCGGCAGCACCGATGATGTCACCCTGGCCGGCAGCACCGATGATGTCTCCCTGGCCGGCAGCACCAATGATGTGTCTCTGGGCAGCAGCACCGATGATGTCTCTCTGGGCAGTGGCTGTGATGTCATAAAGCCACCCCCTCCCGCAGGCTCCACCCTCCCTGCCTGGGCACAGACCACACCACCAAGGGTTCCGCCTCGGCCCTTCACCCACGAGGTCCTGACACGCTGCAGCACGGTGACGCGCCGGGCCATTCTGGATagccccaccaccaccacctcccctggGGACATATAA